The Doryrhamphus excisus isolate RoL2022-K1 chromosome 1, RoL_Dexc_1.0, whole genome shotgun sequence genome includes a window with the following:
- the tp53inp2 gene encoding tumor protein p53-inducible nuclear protein 2 isoform X2 → MLKRLARLLFGGQEAPPGEVQPEEVVEEEWLVVSHQEAASAGTGTGSVGASSLPPDSDPNTVATTPVDTDASVTDPESEQSTDQSGGTASKRGVASALLSPPEALQELTKLTCRKASRTSSHCMSRNAIQRQNRVRQGCQQHSFPLQQPGHRTLSH, encoded by the exons ATGTTGAAAAGGCTGGCTCGTCTGCTCTTTGGGGGACAGGAGGCCCCCCCCGGGGAGGTCCAGCCTGAAGAAGTGGTGGAAGAAGAATGGCTTGTGGTCAGTCATCAAG AGGCAGCGTCTGCCGGGACCGGGACCGGGAGCGTGGGGGCCTCCAGTCTACCCCCTGACTCCGATCCTAATACAGTTGCTACTACACCAGTAGATACGGATGCAAG CGTAACAGACCCAGAGAGCGAGCAGTCGACGGATCAAAGCGGAGGAACTGCCAGTAAGCGTGGAGTCGCCTCAGCATTACTTTCTCCGCCCGAAGCTTTGCAGGAGCTCACAAAGTTAACATGCAGGAAAGCATCCCGCACGTCCAGCCATTGCATGTCCCGAAATGCTATTCAGCGTCAGAATCGTGTTCGCCAAGGCTGCCAACAACACTCCTTCCCTCTCCAACAGCCGGGTCATCGCACCCTCAGCCACTGA
- the snai1a gene encoding snail family zinc finger 1a yields the protein MPRSFLVKKYFAKQKPNYSELEYQNDSSLDRNPLAELSSGHNTSTATCLTTGLVWDLSVLPTLYLPASQTEPSATPGPLDLSSPSSLSSNASSSGEEDEGRTSDPPSPEPVHTYAPRQRMKCTGVMAHAGPPEEEEEREAPVTATRPAFLCKHCPKEYTSLGALKMHIRSHTLPCVCTTCGKAFSRPWLLRGHIRTHTGERPFSCPHCNRAFADRSNLRAHLQTHAEVKKYQCGVCSRTFSRMSLLQKHSSSGCCSASA from the exons ATGCCTCGGTCTTTCTTGGTTAAAAAGTACTTTGCCAAACAAAAGCCAAACTACAGTGAACTGGAATATCAAAATG ATTCGTCACTGGACAGGAATCCTCTCGCCGAGCTCTCGTCGGGACACAACACTTCCACGGCCACCTGCCTGACAACCGGCCTGGTGTGGGACCTCAGCGTTCTGCCGACGCTCTACTTACCCGCCTCCCAAACGGAGCCCTCCGCCACCCCGGGCCCTTTGGACCTTAGCTCCCCGTCCAGCCTCAGCAGCAACGCCAGCAGCAGCGGCGAGGAGGACGAAGGCCGCACTTCGGACCCCCCCAGCCCGGAACCGGTGCACACGTACGCACCGCGTCAACGAATGAAATGCACGGGTGTCATGGCCCACGCCGGCCCTccggaggaagaagaggaacgGGAGGCCCCCGTGACAGCAACCAGGCCCGCGTTCCTTTGCAAGCACTGCCCCAAAGAGTACACCAGCCTGGGGGCGCTCAAGATGCACATCCGCTCGCATACTCTGCCTTGTGTGTGCACCACGTGCGGAAAGGCCTTCTCCAGGCCCTGGCTGCTGCGCGGCCACATCCGCACGCACACAG gtgAGCGCCCCTTCTCCTGCCCTCACTGCAACCGAGCGTTCGCTGACCGCTCCAACCTGCGAGCTCACCTGCAGACCCACGCCGAGGTCAAGAAGTACCAGTGCGGCGTCTGCTCTCGCACCTTCAGCCGCATGTCGTTGCTGCAGAAACACAGCTCCTCGGGGTGCTGCTCTGCCTCGGCGTGA
- the tp53inp2 gene encoding tumor protein p53-inducible nuclear protein 2 isoform X1, with the protein MLKRLARLLFGGQEAPPGEVQPEEVVEEEWLVVSHQEAASAGTGTGSVGASSLPPDSDPNTVATTPVDTDASVSVSVTDPESEQSTDQSGGTASKRGVASALLSPPEALQELTKLTCRKASRTSSHCMSRNAIQRQNRVRQGCQQHSFPLQQPGHRTLSH; encoded by the exons ATGTTGAAAAGGCTGGCTCGTCTGCTCTTTGGGGGACAGGAGGCCCCCCCCGGGGAGGTCCAGCCTGAAGAAGTGGTGGAAGAAGAATGGCTTGTGGTCAGTCATCAAG AGGCAGCGTCTGCCGGGACCGGGACCGGGAGCGTGGGGGCCTCCAGTCTACCCCCTGACTCCGATCCTAATACAGTTGCTACTACACCAGTAGATACGGATGCAAG TGTTTCTGTCAGCGTAACAGACCCAGAGAGCGAGCAGTCGACGGATCAAAGCGGAGGAACTGCCAGTAAGCGTGGAGTCGCCTCAGCATTACTTTCTCCGCCCGAAGCTTTGCAGGAGCTCACAAAGTTAACATGCAGGAAAGCATCCCGCACGTCCAGCCATTGCATGTCCCGAAATGCTATTCAGCGTCAGAATCGTGTTCGCCAAGGCTGCCAACAACACTCCTTCCCTCTCCAACAGCCGGGTCATCGCACCCTCAGCCACTGA